A genomic window from Indicator indicator isolate 239-I01 chromosome 10, UM_Iind_1.1, whole genome shotgun sequence includes:
- the ZNF281 gene encoding zinc finger protein 281, with product MKLGSGFLGGGGGSGSSKRAAAMEPTFPPSMVMFNHRLPPVTSFTRAAAPPPAAQHPPQCVLPPASAAASSTAAAEPPAPPPPQDMTFKKEPSGAFPSAPSSSQRSPWGFLQSLVSIKQEKPSEQEEDEQPRHHHHYGGLFGGAGEERPPGLGSGSGEGTGQSVIQDLSLLHHLHQHPHRDLLLSGRGEGAPGSSSEPKHDAQVKKAKRPKPETQGIKAKRKSSASSKPPLVGDAEGAVASPNQKPHVCEHCSAAFRSSYHLRRHVLIHTGERPFQCSQCSMGFIQKYLLQRHEKIHSREKPFGCDQCSMKFIQKYHMERHKRTHSGEKPYKCDTCQQYFSRTDRLLKHRRTCGEAIGKAGAGMEPGSSNNMGSLAALSQGNTSSSRRKSKTKSTSTENKGNKCSSKVTESPVTSNVAMPNYAVDIPIVSSSGGLVGTGVEELQKKVPKLILKKASRKQADKNYLNFVSPLPDILGQKPLSGKHSSSLGLVANAGVETIGLLQSTGGKPGQISSNYDDAMQFSKKRRYLQTASSNSAFSINVGHMTSQQSVIQSAGVSVMDNEAPLSLIDSASLNSEIKSCHDKSGIPDEVLQSLLDQYSHKSEGQKEDPFSITEQRVDLHTSGEHSEMVQEENLSPNSQTVSNDKASMLQEYSKYLQQAFERTTNSTGFAFGPSFQFVSLSSSLHNHTLFQDKQIYTTSPLECGFSQSVTSVLPTALPKPPFGMLLGSQPGFYLSALEATHQQLTPSQELDDLIDPQKNLETSSTYQSTSQKMTGQKEQKNLESSTSFQIPSQELTSQIDPQKDIEPRATYQIENFAQAFGSQFKSGSRVPMTFIANSNGEVDHRVRTSVSDFSGYTNMMSDVSEPCSTRVKTPTSQSYR from the coding sequence ATGAAACTCGGCAGCGGCTTCCTCGGCGGCGGTGgtggcagcggcagcagcaagAGGGCAGCGGCCATGGAGCCCACCTTCCCCCCCAGCATGGTTATGTTCAACCACCGCCTGCCTCCGGTTACCAGCTTCACCCGGGCGGCCGCGCCCCCCCCGGCGGCCCAGCACCCCCCGCAGTGCGTGTTACCTCCGGCCTCCGCCGCCGCTTCCTCCACGGCGGCCGCCGAGCCCCCGGCGCCTCCTCCCCCTCAGGACATGACTTTCAAGAAGGAGCCGTCGGGGGCTTTCCCCTCCGCGCCCTCCTCCTCGCAGAGGAGCCCCTGGGGCTTTTTGCAGTCTCTAGTGAGCATCAAGCAAGAGAAGCCCAGCgagcaggaggaggatgagcagCCGCGGCACCATCACCACTACGGGGGGCTCTTCGGAGGAGCGGGGGAGGAGAGACCCCCTGGCCTAGGGAGCGGCAGCGGGGAAGGTACGGGCCAGAGTGTGATCCAGGACCTTTCCCTTCTTCACCACCTGCACCAGCATCCCCACCGAGACCTGTTACTGAGTGGCAGAGGCGAGGGCGCCCCTGGGAGCTCGAGTGAGCCAAAGCATGATGCCCAGGTCAAGAAGGCAAAGAGGCCAAAGCCAGAAACTCAGGGAATCAAAGCCAAGCGGAAGTCAAGTGCTTCATCCAAACCCCCCCTGGTGGGAGACGCAGAAGGTGCCGTTGCGTCCCCCAATCAGAAACCTCACGTCTGCGAACACTGCAGCGctgccttcaggagctcctACCACTTGCGCAGACATGTGCTCATTCACACGGGGGAGAGGCCTTTCCAGTGCAGCCAGTGCAGCATGGGCTTTATTCAGAAGTACTTGCTGCAGAGACACGAGAAGATCCACAGTAGGGAGAAGCCTTTTGGGTGTGACCAATGCAGTATGAAGTTCATCCAGAAGTACCACATGGAAAGACACAAGAGGACGCATAGCGGAGAAAAGCCATACAAATGTGACACTTGTCAGCAGTATTTTTCAAGGACTGATAGACTGTTGAAGCACAGAAGAACATGTGGTGAAGCCATAGGTAAAGCAGGAGCTGGAATGGAGCCTGGATCATCAAATAACATGGGTAGCTTGGCTGCGTTGTCTCAGGGAAATACAAGTTCCtcaaggagaaaaagcaaaacaaaaagtacatccactgaaaacaaaggaaataagTGTAGCAGCAAAGTAACTGAATCTCCAGTTACAAGTAATGTGGCCATGCCAAATTATGCAGTTGATATTCCTATTGTGTCTTCCAGTGGTGGTCTAGTTGGCACAGGTGTAGAAGAACTCCAGAAGAAGGTGCCAAAATTGATCCTgaaaaaagcaagcagaaaacagGCAGACAAAAACTACCTTAATTTTGTATCACCACTGCCAGATATTCTGGGGCAAAAACCACTGTCTGGGAAACACAGCAGCTCTCTAGGCCTAGTAGCCAATGCTGGTGTTGAAACTATTGGCCTTCTCCAAAGTACAGGTGGTAAACCAGGTCAAATAAGTAGCAATTATGATGATGCCATGCAGttttcaaagaaaagaagataCTTACAAACTGCAAGCAGTAACAGTGCCTTTTCAATTAATGTCGGACACATGACTTCCCAGCAGTCAGTCATCCAGTCTGCAGGTGTTAGTGTTATGGATAATGAAGCTCCATTATCGCTCATTGATTCAGCATCTTTAAATAGTGAAATAAAGTCTTGCCATGACAAGTCTGGTATTCCCGATGAAGTCTTGCAGAGCCTTTTGGACCAGTACTCTCACAAATCAGAAGGCCAGAAAGAAGATCCTTTCAGTATAACTGAACAGCGTGTGGATTTGCACACCTCAGGAGAACATTCAGAAATGGTTCAGGAAGAAAACTTGAGCCCTAACTCTCAAACAGTTTCAAATGATAAGGCGAGCATGTTGCAAGAATACTCAAAATACCTCCAACAAGCCTTTGAAAGAACAACCAATAgcactggttttgcttttggacCCAGTTTTCAATTTGTTAGCTTGTCTTCAAGTCTCCATAACCACACTCTGTTCCAAGACAAACAGATATACACTACATCTCCACTTGAGTGTGGCTTCAGCCAATCTGTTACCTCAGTATTGCCAACTGCATTGCCAAAACCTCCATTTGGGATGTTGCTTGGATCTCAACCGGGCTTTTATTTGTCTGCTTTGGAGGCGACGCATCAACAGTTGACTCCTTCTCAAGAGCTGGATGATCTCATTGATCCACAGAAGAACTTAGAGACTTCATCTACCTACCAGTCAACATCTCAGAAAATGACTGGacagaaggaacagaaaaactTGGAATCCTCAACAAGCTTTCAGATACCATCTCAGGAGTTAACTAGCCAGATAGATCCTCAGAAGGATATAGAGCCTAGAGCAACCTATCAGATCGAGAACTTTGCACAAGCGTTTGGTTCTCAGTTTAAGTCGGGCAGCAGGGTGCCAATGACTTTTATCGCTAACTCTAATGGAGAAGTGGACCATAGAGTAAGGACTTCAGTGTCAGATTTCTCAGGGTATACAAATATGATGTCTGATGTAAGTGAGCCATGTAGTACACGAGTTAAAACCCCAACCAGCCAGAGTTACAGGTAA